Proteins encoded together in one Pseudomonas sp. Seg1 window:
- a CDS encoding microcin C ABC transporter permease YejB: protein MWGYILRRLLLIIPTLVIILLVNFVIIQAAPGGPVEQAIAHLQGIGASNVGGGSSETMSGTSRASRGLDPQLIKDIEKQYGFDKPAHERLWLMLKNYAQLDFGKSFFRGATVTDLILEKMPVTISLGLWATLITYLVSIPLGIRKAVHHGSHFDIWSSTAIIIGYAMPAFLFAMFLIVVFAGGTSLNWFPVRGLVSDNFESLSTLGKIADYFWHLVLPVTALVIGGFATLTILTKNSFLNEITRQYVVTARAKGLSERRVLYGHVFRNAMLLVVSGIPQAFISVFFAGSLLIEVIFSLDGLGRMSYEAAVSRDYPVVFGSLFIFTLFGLLIKLIGDLCYTLVDPRIDFAARNA from the coding sequence ATGTGGGGTTACATACTGCGGCGCCTGCTGCTGATCATTCCGACGCTGGTGATTATTCTGCTGGTCAATTTCGTCATCATTCAAGCGGCGCCCGGTGGCCCGGTCGAGCAGGCGATCGCGCACCTGCAAGGCATTGGCGCAAGCAATGTCGGCGGCGGTTCGAGCGAAACCATGAGCGGCACATCGCGCGCCAGCCGTGGCCTTGATCCGCAACTGATCAAGGACATCGAAAAACAGTACGGCTTCGACAAACCGGCCCATGAACGCCTGTGGCTGATGCTCAAGAACTATGCGCAACTGGACTTCGGCAAGAGCTTCTTCCGTGGCGCAACGGTCACCGACCTGATCCTGGAAAAAATGCCGGTTACCATTTCCCTCGGTCTCTGGGCGACGCTGATTACCTATCTGGTTTCAATCCCGCTGGGCATCCGCAAGGCTGTACATCACGGCAGTCATTTCGATATCTGGAGCAGCACGGCGATCATCATCGGCTACGCAATGCCGGCGTTCCTGTTCGCGATGTTTCTGATCGTGGTGTTTGCCGGTGGCACTTCGCTGAACTGGTTCCCGGTGCGCGGCCTGGTCTCGGACAACTTTGAATCGCTGTCGACCCTGGGCAAGATCGCCGACTACTTCTGGCATCTGGTCTTGCCGGTGACGGCACTGGTCATCGGTGGTTTTGCGACGTTGACCATCCTCACCAAGAACTCGTTTCTCAATGAAATCACCCGCCAATACGTCGTCACTGCCCGGGCGAAAGGCTTGAGCGAGCGTCGCGTGCTTTACGGCCACGTATTCCGTAACGCCATGCTGCTGGTGGTGTCGGGTATTCCCCAGGCGTTCATCAGCGTGTTCTTCGCCGGCTCCTTGCTCATCGAAGTGATTTTCTCCCTCGACGGCCTCGGCCGCATGAGCTACGAAGCGGCAGTGTCGCGCGATTATCCGGTGGTGTTCGGCTCGCTGTTCATCTTTACCCTGTTCGGCCTGCTGATAAAACTGATCGGCGACCTGTGTTACACCCTCGTCGATCCGCGCATCGACTTCGCCGCGAGGAATGCCTGA
- a CDS encoding sigma 54-interacting transcriptional regulator, with amino-acid sequence MNTTESLKDYQRVRTLAIRSLFEIIEQSSEGTVIVDRDANIVWMNERYARRFGLESAAGAIGKPCESVIPGSLLREVVRTGRPILLDMQDTPKEPLVVMRLPIHDDAGSVIGAIGFALFDELRTLSPMLKRYLSMQEELASTRSLLRARQTKYNFAHFIGTSAASLEVKRRARRSASAESPVLLLGETGTGKELLAQAIHSASPRAHKAFVSINSAAIPEALLEAEFFGTAPGAFTGADRKGRTGKLQIAQGGTLFLDEIGDMPLPLQSKLLRVLQEKEFEPVGSNEVIQSDVRVIAATSTDLQAAIKRGEFRADLYYRLNVLPINVPPLRDRLDDLPALSEAILEELRSQHELNREALALLGQHAWPGNIRELRNVLERAALLSDDLMLTENDIRAAIGTFSPVERTSAPMVEALTEETFAQARERFDRQLIQSALAQCAGKVPETAARLGLGRSTLYKKMVALGIAESQ; translated from the coding sequence ATGAACACCACCGAAAGCCTCAAGGACTACCAACGGGTTCGCACCCTGGCGATCCGCTCGTTGTTCGAGATCATCGAGCAATCGAGCGAAGGCACGGTGATTGTCGATCGCGATGCCAACATCGTCTGGATGAACGAGCGCTATGCCCGCCGGTTTGGTCTGGAATCCGCCGCAGGCGCCATCGGCAAGCCGTGTGAAAGTGTGATCCCCGGCAGTCTCTTGCGCGAAGTGGTGCGCACCGGCCGGCCGATCTTGCTCGACATGCAGGACACGCCAAAAGAGCCGTTGGTGGTCATGCGTCTGCCGATTCACGACGACGCCGGCAGCGTGATCGGCGCCATCGGTTTTGCCTTGTTCGATGAGTTGCGCACCCTCTCGCCGATGCTCAAGCGTTATCTGAGCATGCAGGAAGAACTGGCGTCGACTCGTTCATTGCTGCGGGCGCGACAGACCAAGTACAACTTTGCGCATTTCATCGGCACCAGCGCCGCCAGCCTCGAAGTCAAACGCCGTGCTCGGCGCAGTGCCAGCGCCGAGTCCCCGGTGTTGCTGCTCGGCGAAACCGGCACCGGCAAAGAGCTGCTGGCCCAGGCCATCCACAGCGCCTCGCCCCGGGCGCACAAAGCCTTTGTCAGCATCAACAGCGCGGCGATTCCCGAAGCCCTGCTGGAAGCCGAGTTTTTTGGCACAGCGCCAGGCGCTTTCACCGGGGCCGATCGCAAGGGCCGCACCGGCAAACTGCAAATCGCTCAGGGCGGCACGTTGTTCCTCGACGAAATTGGCGACATGCCGCTGCCGCTGCAAAGCAAACTGCTGCGTGTGTTGCAGGAAAAGGAGTTCGAGCCTGTGGGCTCCAACGAAGTGATTCAGAGCGATGTGCGGGTAATCGCCGCCACGTCAACGGATCTGCAAGCGGCGATCAAACGCGGCGAGTTCCGCGCCGACTTGTATTACCGACTCAACGTGCTGCCGATCAACGTGCCGCCGTTACGGGACAGACTGGATGACCTGCCAGCGCTCAGCGAAGCCATTCTTGAAGAGCTGCGCAGCCAGCATGAACTGAACCGCGAAGCGCTGGCCCTGCTTGGCCAGCATGCCTGGCCGGGCAATATTCGCGAGTTGCGCAATGTGCTGGAACGGGCGGCGCTGCTCAGTGACGACCTGATGCTGACGGAAAATGACATACGCGCGGCCATTGGCACGTTTTCCCCGGTGGAGCGAACTTCGGCACCGATGGTTGAAGCGCTGACCGAAGAAACCTTCGCTCAGGCGCGGGAACGATTTGACCGGCAGTTGATTCAATCTGCTCTCGCGCAATGCGCAGGCAAGGTGCCGGAGACAGCGGCTCGACTGGGGCTTGGACGCTCGACCCTGTACAAAAAAATGGTGGCGCTGGGAATCGCCGAGTCTCAATAA
- the hbdH gene encoding 3-hydroxybutyrate dehydrogenase, with amino-acid sequence MTTLSGKTALVTGSTSGIGLGIALVLAKAGANVILNGFGDAAPVIAEVAQFGGKVGHHPADVSDPAQIADMVDYAEREFGGVDILVNNAGIQHVAAVEEFPIERWDSIIAINLSSVFHSTRLSLPGMRAKGWGRIINIASVHGQVGSTGKAAYVAAKHGVIGLTKVVGLETATSNVTCNAICPGWVLTPLVQKQIDDRAATGVDPQQAQHDLLAEKQPSLAFVTPQHLGELVLFLCSEAGSQVRGAAWNIDGGWLAQ; translated from the coding sequence ATGACGACTCTTTCTGGCAAGACTGCATTGGTCACCGGCTCCACCAGCGGCATCGGTCTGGGCATTGCCCTCGTGCTGGCAAAGGCCGGGGCCAACGTGATTCTCAATGGTTTCGGCGATGCTGCCCCGGTGATTGCCGAGGTCGCGCAGTTCGGCGGCAAGGTCGGCCATCACCCGGCCGACGTCAGCGATCCGGCGCAGATCGCCGACATGGTCGACTACGCCGAGCGCGAATTTGGCGGCGTCGACATTCTGGTCAACAACGCCGGCATCCAGCATGTCGCCGCCGTTGAAGAGTTCCCGATCGAGCGCTGGGACTCGATCATCGCCATCAACCTCTCGTCGGTGTTTCACAGCACGCGCCTGAGTTTGCCGGGCATGCGCGCCAAGGGTTGGGGCCGAATCATCAATATCGCCTCCGTGCACGGTCAGGTCGGCTCAACCGGCAAGGCTGCCTACGTTGCGGCGAAACACGGGGTGATCGGCCTGACCAAAGTGGTCGGTCTGGAAACCGCGACCAGCAACGTCACCTGCAACGCGATCTGCCCGGGCTGGGTTCTGACGCCGCTGGTGCAGAAGCAGATCGACGACCGTGCTGCCACGGGTGTCGATCCGCAGCAGGCGCAACACGATTTGCTGGCCGAGAAGCAGCCGTCACTGGCGTTCGTCACGCCGCAGCATCTGGGTGAACTGGTGT
- a CDS encoding ABC transporter ATP-binding protein, with amino-acid sequence MTDNLIEIRNLNVAFHGQTVVRDLCLDIRAGECLALVGESGSGKSVTAHSILQLLPESEAQTTGSIRYRGQELVGADPKVLRELRGNRIAMIFQEPMTSLNPLHTIEKQIGETLLLHRGLGGKAAQQRIVELLGLVGIQKPEERLKAYPHQLSGGQRQRVMIAMALACEPELLIADEPTTALDVTVQRKILLLLKSLQQRLGMSLLLISHDLNLVRSIAQRVCVMKAGEIVEQAPCETLFTEPKHPYSCVLLNAEPEGEALPRDERENVLEVDDLRVDFVVGGGLFQRKQYLRAVDGISLNIQRGKTLGIVGESGSGKSTLGQAILRLLDSKGSIRFQGEALDGLNQKQLRPWRRQMQVVFQDPFGSLSPRMSVAQIISEGLEVHCESTADECDEQVIRVLKEVGLDPQSRHRYPHEFSGGQRQRIAIARALVLKPALILLDEPTSALDRTVQKQVVALLRQLQEKHGLTYLFISHDLAVVRALAHDMIVIKDGKVVERGASHEVFDSPQHPYTKELLAAAHPG; translated from the coding sequence ATGACTGACAACCTGATTGAAATCCGAAATCTCAATGTCGCCTTCCATGGCCAGACCGTGGTGCGCGACCTGTGCCTGGATATTCGCGCCGGCGAGTGCCTGGCCCTGGTCGGCGAATCCGGTTCGGGCAAATCGGTAACGGCCCATTCGATTCTGCAATTGCTCCCCGAATCGGAAGCGCAAACCACCGGCAGTATTCGCTATCGCGGGCAGGAACTGGTCGGGGCTGACCCCAAGGTCTTGCGCGAGCTGCGCGGTAATCGCATCGCCATGATCTTTCAGGAGCCGATGACCTCGCTCAATCCGCTGCACACCATCGAAAAGCAGATCGGTGAAACCCTGTTGCTGCACCGGGGCCTCGGTGGCAAAGCGGCGCAACAACGGATTGTTGAACTGCTCGGCCTCGTCGGCATCCAGAAACCCGAGGAACGGCTCAAGGCGTATCCGCATCAACTGTCTGGCGGACAACGGCAACGGGTGATGATCGCCATGGCACTGGCCTGCGAACCGGAGCTATTGATCGCCGACGAGCCGACCACCGCCCTCGACGTCACCGTGCAACGCAAGATCCTGCTGCTGCTCAAATCCTTGCAACAACGCTTGGGCATGTCGCTGCTGTTGATCAGCCACGACCTCAATCTGGTGCGCAGCATTGCTCAGCGCGTCTGTGTGATGAAGGCCGGTGAGATCGTCGAGCAAGCGCCCTGCGAAACCCTGTTCACCGAACCGAAACATCCTTACAGCTGCGTTCTGCTCAACGCCGAGCCCGAGGGTGAAGCCCTGCCCCGGGATGAGCGTGAAAACGTATTGGAAGTCGATGATCTGCGGGTTGATTTCGTCGTCGGCGGCGGGCTGTTTCAGCGCAAACAATACCTGCGCGCGGTGGATGGCATCAGCCTGAACATCCAGCGCGGCAAGACCCTGGGCATTGTCGGTGAATCCGGTTCAGGCAAGTCGACGCTGGGCCAGGCGATCCTGCGGCTGCTCGATTCCAAAGGCAGCATCCGCTTCCAGGGCGAAGCGCTCGATGGCCTCAACCAGAAACAGCTACGCCCGTGGCGGCGGCAGATGCAGGTGGTGTTTCAGGATCCGTTCGGCAGCCTCAGCCCGCGAATGTCGGTGGCGCAAATCATCAGCGAAGGCCTGGAAGTGCATTGCGAATCGACCGCCGATGAATGCGATGAGCAAGTGATCCGCGTACTTAAGGAAGTGGGCCTGGATCCGCAGAGCCGTCATCGCTACCCCCACGAGTTTTCCGGCGGTCAGCGCCAACGCATCGCCATCGCCCGCGCACTGGTATTGAAACCGGCGCTGATCCTGCTGGACGAACCGACTTCGGCACTCGACCGCACGGTACAAAAACAAGTGGTCGCCCTGCTCCGCCAGCTCCAGGAAAAACACGGTCTGACCTACTTGTTCATCAGCCACGACCTGGCGGTGGTCCGCGCCCTCGCCCACGACATGATCGTGATCAAGGACGGCAAAGTGGTCGAGCGCGGGGCCAGTCACGAGGTGTTTGATTCGCCGCAGCATCCGTACACCAAAGAGCTGTTGGCGGCGGCGCATCCGGGGTAG
- a CDS encoding ABC transporter permease yields MFKLSPLGRRRFENFKKNRRGWWSLWLFIGLFVVTLGGELIANDKPLVVSYQGQWYFPVFKRHTEQEFGGQLPFQADYRSDYVQNLIRKDGGWLLFPPIPFSDDTPNYDLNKPAPSPPTAVNWLGTDDQSRDVLARVIFGARVSILFALMLTFVSALIGIAAGALQGYYGGWVDLLGQRLLEVWSGLPVLYLLIILSGFVEPNFWWLLGIMALFSWLALVDVVRAEFLRGRNLEYVKAARALGLTDRKVIVRHILPNAMNATLSYLPFILTGAISTLTALDFLGFGMPAGSASLGELIGQGKQNLQAPWLGLTAFFTLALILSLLVFIGEALRDAFDPRS; encoded by the coding sequence ATGTTCAAGCTCTCGCCGTTGGGTCGTCGCCGCTTCGAGAATTTCAAGAAAAACCGCCGTGGCTGGTGGTCGTTGTGGCTGTTCATCGGACTGTTTGTCGTCACGCTGGGGGGCGAGTTGATCGCCAACGACAAGCCGTTGGTGGTCAGCTATCAGGGCCAATGGTATTTCCCGGTCTTCAAACGCCACACCGAGCAGGAGTTCGGCGGGCAACTGCCGTTCCAGGCCGATTACCGCAGCGACTATGTGCAGAACCTGATCCGCAAGGACGGTGGCTGGCTGCTGTTTCCGCCGATTCCGTTCAGCGACGACACGCCGAACTATGACCTCAACAAACCGGCACCGAGCCCGCCGACTGCAGTCAACTGGCTGGGCACCGACGATCAGTCGCGGGACGTGCTGGCCCGGGTGATTTTCGGTGCGCGGGTATCGATTCTGTTTGCGTTGATGCTGACGTTTGTCAGCGCCTTGATCGGTATCGCGGCCGGTGCCTTGCAGGGTTATTACGGGGGCTGGGTCGACCTGCTCGGGCAACGCCTGCTGGAAGTCTGGTCGGGATTGCCGGTGCTCTATCTGCTGATCATCCTCTCCGGTTTCGTCGAGCCGAATTTCTGGTGGCTGCTGGGGATCATGGCGTTGTTTTCCTGGCTGGCACTGGTCGACGTGGTGCGCGCCGAGTTCCTGCGCGGGCGCAATCTGGAATACGTCAAAGCCGCGCGCGCCTTGGGCCTGACTGACCGCAAAGTGATTGTCCGGCACATCCTGCCAAACGCCATGAACGCGACGTTGAGTTATTTGCCGTTCATTTTGACCGGAGCCATTTCCACGCTCACGGCGCTGGACTTCCTCGGCTTCGGCATGCCAGCCGGCAGTGCTTCACTGGGCGAACTGATCGGCCAGGGCAAACAGAACCTGCAGGCACCCTGGCTGGGGCTGACAGCGTTTTTCACTCTGGCGCTGATTCTTTCTTTACTGGTGTTCATCGGCGAAGCGTTGCGTGACGCCTTCGACCCTCGATCCTGA
- a CDS encoding GntP family permease, which yields MSVIIALAALALLMLAAYRGYSVILFAPIAALGAVLLTDPSAVAPAFTGVFMEKMVGFIKLYFPVFLLGAVFGKLIELSGFSRSIVAAAIRLLGTKQAMLVIVLVCALLTYGGVSLFVVVFAVYPFAAEMFRQSNIPKRLIPATIALGAFSFTMDALPGTPQIQNIIPSTFFNTTAWAAPWLGVIGTIFVFCAGMLFLQRQRNKAQRAGEGYGTELRNEPETAEDLKLPNPWIALSPLLAVGIMNLLFTQWIPQWYGKTHSLALPGMATPVTTEIAKLTAIWAVQAALLVGILMVLAFGFQAIRSKLAEGSKSAVSGALLAAMNTASEYGFGAVIASLPGFLVLADWLKQIPNPLVNEAITVTLLAGITGSASGGMSIALAAMSEQFISAAHAANIPLEVLHRVAAMASGGMDTLPHNGAVITLLAVTGLTHREAYKDIFCITLIKTLAVFVVIGTFYATGIV from the coding sequence ATGAGTGTGATCATTGCCCTGGCAGCCCTCGCGCTGCTGATGCTGGCGGCCTACCGTGGCTATAGCGTCATCCTTTTCGCCCCGATCGCCGCCCTCGGCGCGGTCCTGCTCACCGACCCTTCCGCCGTCGCCCCTGCCTTCACCGGGGTGTTCATGGAAAAAATGGTCGGTTTCATCAAGCTGTACTTTCCCGTGTTCCTGCTCGGCGCCGTGTTCGGCAAGTTGATCGAGCTCTCGGGGTTCTCGCGTTCGATCGTTGCGGCAGCGATTCGCCTCTTGGGCACCAAGCAGGCGATGCTGGTGATCGTGCTGGTCTGCGCCCTGCTCACCTACGGCGGCGTTTCGCTGTTTGTGGTGGTGTTCGCGGTCTACCCGTTTGCGGCAGAGATGTTTCGCCAGAGCAATATCCCCAAACGCCTGATCCCGGCCACCATCGCCCTCGGCGCGTTTTCGTTCACCATGGACGCCCTGCCCGGCACGCCGCAAATCCAGAACATCATCCCCAGCACCTTCTTCAACACCACTGCATGGGCGGCGCCGTGGCTGGGGGTGATCGGCACGATCTTCGTGTTCTGCGCCGGTATGCTGTTTCTCCAGCGCCAACGCAACAAGGCCCAGCGCGCCGGTGAAGGCTATGGCACCGAGCTGCGCAACGAACCGGAAACCGCCGAAGACCTGAAGCTGCCGAACCCATGGATTGCGCTGTCGCCCCTGCTGGCGGTGGGCATCATGAACCTGTTGTTCACCCAGTGGATTCCACAGTGGTACGGCAAGACCCACAGCCTCGCACTGCCGGGCATGGCCACACCGGTCACCACCGAAATCGCCAAACTGACGGCGATCTGGGCGGTGCAGGCGGCATTGCTGGTCGGGATTCTGATGGTACTGGCGTTCGGCTTTCAGGCGATTCGCAGCAAACTCGCCGAGGGCAGCAAAAGTGCGGTCAGCGGTGCGCTGCTGGCGGCGATGAACACCGCTTCGGAATACGGCTTCGGCGCGGTGATTGCGTCACTGCCGGGCTTTCTGGTGCTGGCCGACTGGCTCAAGCAAATCCCCAATCCGCTGGTCAACGAGGCCATTACCGTGACGTTGCTGGCCGGTATCACCGGCTCTGCCTCGGGCGGTATGAGCATTGCGCTGGCGGCGATGTCCGAGCAGTTCATCAGCGCGGCACACGCAGCGAACATTCCCCTGGAAGTGCTGCACCGCGTGGCCGCGATGGCCAGCGGCGGCATGGACACCCTGCCGCACAACGGCGCGGTAATCACGCTGCTGGCGGTCACCGGACTGACCCATCGCGAAGCTTATAAAGACATTTTCTGTATTACGCTGATCAAGACCCTGGCGGTTTTTGTAGTGATCGGCACTTTCTACGCCACTGGCATTGTGTGA